From Toxorhynchites rutilus septentrionalis strain SRP chromosome 2, ASM2978413v1, whole genome shotgun sequence, a single genomic window includes:
- the LOC129764409 gene encoding 39S ribosomal protein L21, mitochondrial yields MLTNRLTSLLRFPSVGILTNNLKALSILPHPSKNLWSGASGSSNSFAHRYSSSLVSVQPNSQILQDVNNQLETSSEGRLFAVVQLCGKQFKITTGDIVIVEGYWPPTNGDQLRLDKVLIAGGKDFSLIGRPLVPAGSVDIRATIIEKTMSHTRTHFRKKRRKQYMRTNFYRTQQTMIRINSIELNPLCSDENDTRSEVERFY; encoded by the exons ATGCTTACCAATCGACTAACATCATTGTTAAGATTTCCTTCGGTAGGAATTCTCACAA aTAACTTAAAAGCACTATCGATATTACCACATCCTTCGAAAAATCTATGGTCGGGAGCATCTGGATCTAGTAATTCCTTCGCCCATCGCTACAGTTCTTCGCTTGTTTCGGTTCAACCGAATAGCCAAATATTGCAAGATGTGAACAACCAGCTCGAAACCAGCTCCGAAGGCCGTCTTTTTGCCGTAGTCCAGCTTTGCGGTAAACAGTTCAAAATCACCACTGGTGATATAGTCATCGTTGAAGGTTATTGGCCACCAACAAACGGGGATCAACTACGGCTGGATAAAGTATTGATTGCTGGCGGGAAAGATTTCTCTCTAATTGGGAGGCCTCTCGTGCCTGCTGGCTCAGTTGACATTCGGGCTACTATTATTGAGAAAACGATGTCCCACACTCGGACACATTTCAGAAAGAAGCGAAGGAAGCAGTATATGCGAACTAACTTCTATCGCACCCAACAAACGATGATTCGGATCAATTCGATAGAGCTTAACCCACTGTGTTCTGACGAGAATGATACTCGCAGTGAAGTTGAAAGATTTTACTAG
- the LOC129764407 gene encoding POC1 centriolar protein homolog isoform X3 encodes MSSDPVLLRHLKGHRSRVTGISFHPEGNRFVTGSTDNTAIVWNIKEQVRCMRFEAHTDVINDIDWSPDGKIVASASKDRTVKIWVPSLMGNCDEFRAHTSNIRSVDFNSTGKKLITASDDKSIKLWRVSRKHFVSSFTGHTNWVRCARFSPDDRLIASCGDDKALKLFDPSSGQCVHTFIDQKGAGNKVAWHPDGSLVAIGLDNARVKIYDIKVRKLIQYYRIFEGSINSLDFHPSGNYLLTGCDDGAVKIIDLLEGRHIYTLTGHTAAVSAVKFSKDGQLFATGSEDRHIMLWKVNFNGESSENSLYTSECNDLQQTHKVPRQSVPSSKKLSYDEFQDLD; translated from the exons ATGTCTTCCGATCCCGTTCTTCTACGCCATTTAAAAGGCCATCGCAGCAGGGTGACGGGAATATCGTTCCATCCGGAGGGTAATCGTTTCGTAACCGGTTCGACCGACAATACTGCGATCGTGTGGAATATCAAGGAGCAGGTGCGTTGTATGCGCTTCGAAGCCCATACAGACGTTATTAACGATATCGACTGGTCCCCGGATGGGAAAATAGTTGCCTCCGCTTCCAAGGATCGTACCGTTAAAATTTGGGTACCTTCGTTGATGGGCAACTGTGACGAATTTCGAGCCCACACTTCAAACATCCGATCGGTAGATTTCAATTCGACGGGTAAGAAACTGATCACTGCATCGGACGATAAGTCGATCAAATTGTGGAGGGTGTCGCGGAAGCACTTTGTTTCATCCTTCACCGGACACACCAACTGGGTTCGTTGTGCTCGCTTTTCACCGGACGATAGGCTGATTGCCTCATGTGGAGATGACAAGGCACTAAAACTGTTCGATCCCAGTTCCGGACAATGTGTGCACACTTTCATAGATCAAAAAGGAGCTGGAAACAAAGTTGCTTGGCATCCGGATGGATCTTTGGTTGCCATTGGATTGGACAATGCTCGGGTGAAAATTTACGACATAAAGGTCCGAAAGTTGATTCAGTATTACAGGATATTTGAAGGATCGATCAACTCGTTGGATTTCCACCCATCGGGTAATTATCTCCTGACTGGGTGTGACGATGGAGCCGTCAAGATTATTGACTTGCTGGAAGGGCGGCATATTTATACGCTCACAGGACACACAGCCGCCGTAAGCGCTGTTAAATTTTCGAAGGATGGACAGCTTTTCGCAACCGGCAGTGAAGATAGACAT ATCATGTTGTGGAAAGTCAATTTCAACGGCGAATCTTCAGAGAATTCCCTCTACACATCCGAATGCAACGATCTCCAACAGACACATAAGGTTCCTCGACAATCGGTTCCGTCCAGTAAAAAGTTAAGTTACGATGAATTTCAAG
- the LOC129764407 gene encoding POC1 centriolar protein homolog isoform X2, with the protein MSSDPVLLRHLKGHRSRVTGISFHPEGNRFVTGSTDNTAIVWNIKEQVRCMRFEAHTDVINDIDWSPDGKIVASASKDRTVKIWVPSLMGNCDEFRAHTSNIRSVDFNSTGKKLITASDDKSIKLWRVSRKHFVSSFTGHTNWVRCARFSPDDRLIASCGDDKALKLFDPSSGQCVHTFIDQKGAGNKVAWHPDGSLVAIGLDNARVKIYDIKVRKLIQYYRIFEGSINSLDFHPSGNYLLTGCDDGAVKIIDLLEGRHIYTLTGHTAAVSAVKFSKDGQLFATGSEDRHIMLWKVNFNGESSENSLYTSECNDLQQTHKVPRQSVPSSKKLSYDEFQGAS; encoded by the exons ATGTCTTCCGATCCCGTTCTTCTACGCCATTTAAAAGGCCATCGCAGCAGGGTGACGGGAATATCGTTCCATCCGGAGGGTAATCGTTTCGTAACCGGTTCGACCGACAATACTGCGATCGTGTGGAATATCAAGGAGCAGGTGCGTTGTATGCGCTTCGAAGCCCATACAGACGTTATTAACGATATCGACTGGTCCCCGGATGGGAAAATAGTTGCCTCCGCTTCCAAGGATCGTACCGTTAAAATTTGGGTACCTTCGTTGATGGGCAACTGTGACGAATTTCGAGCCCACACTTCAAACATCCGATCGGTAGATTTCAATTCGACGGGTAAGAAACTGATCACTGCATCGGACGATAAGTCGATCAAATTGTGGAGGGTGTCGCGGAAGCACTTTGTTTCATCCTTCACCGGACACACCAACTGGGTTCGTTGTGCTCGCTTTTCACCGGACGATAGGCTGATTGCCTCATGTGGAGATGACAAGGCACTAAAACTGTTCGATCCCAGTTCCGGACAATGTGTGCACACTTTCATAGATCAAAAAGGAGCTGGAAACAAAGTTGCTTGGCATCCGGATGGATCTTTGGTTGCCATTGGATTGGACAATGCTCGGGTGAAAATTTACGACATAAAGGTCCGAAAGTTGATTCAGTATTACAGGATATTTGAAGGATCGATCAACTCGTTGGATTTCCACCCATCGGGTAATTATCTCCTGACTGGGTGTGACGATGGAGCCGTCAAGATTATTGACTTGCTGGAAGGGCGGCATATTTATACGCTCACAGGACACACAGCCGCCGTAAGCGCTGTTAAATTTTCGAAGGATGGACAGCTTTTCGCAACCGGCAGTGAAGATAGACAT ATCATGTTGTGGAAAGTCAATTTCAACGGCGAATCTTCAGAGAATTCCCTCTACACATCCGAATGCAACGATCTCCAACAGACACATAAGGTTCCTCGACAATCGGTTCCGTCCAGTAAAAAGTTAAGTTACGATGAATTTCAAG GAGCATCCTAG
- the LOC129764407 gene encoding POC1 centriolar protein homolog isoform X1, whose product MSSDPVLLRHLKGHRSRVTGISFHPEGNRFVTGSTDNTAIVWNIKEQVRCMRFEAHTDVINDIDWSPDGKIVASASKDRTVKIWVPSLMGNCDEFRAHTSNIRSVDFNSTGKKLITASDDKSIKLWRVSRKHFVSSFTGHTNWVRCARFSPDDRLIASCGDDKALKLFDPSSGQCVHTFIDQKGAGNKVAWHPDGSLVAIGLDNARVKIYDIKVRKLIQYYRIFEGSINSLDFHPSGNYLLTGCDDGAVKIIDLLEGRHIYTLTGHTAAVSAVKFSKDGQLFATGSEDRHIMLWKVNFNGESSENSLYTSECNDLQQTHKVPRQSVPSSKKLSYDEFQGTDEDDELRLCNNKENLPDRSILVDARKTENFHLTDAVEVCE is encoded by the exons ATGTCTTCCGATCCCGTTCTTCTACGCCATTTAAAAGGCCATCGCAGCAGGGTGACGGGAATATCGTTCCATCCGGAGGGTAATCGTTTCGTAACCGGTTCGACCGACAATACTGCGATCGTGTGGAATATCAAGGAGCAGGTGCGTTGTATGCGCTTCGAAGCCCATACAGACGTTATTAACGATATCGACTGGTCCCCGGATGGGAAAATAGTTGCCTCCGCTTCCAAGGATCGTACCGTTAAAATTTGGGTACCTTCGTTGATGGGCAACTGTGACGAATTTCGAGCCCACACTTCAAACATCCGATCGGTAGATTTCAATTCGACGGGTAAGAAACTGATCACTGCATCGGACGATAAGTCGATCAAATTGTGGAGGGTGTCGCGGAAGCACTTTGTTTCATCCTTCACCGGACACACCAACTGGGTTCGTTGTGCTCGCTTTTCACCGGACGATAGGCTGATTGCCTCATGTGGAGATGACAAGGCACTAAAACTGTTCGATCCCAGTTCCGGACAATGTGTGCACACTTTCATAGATCAAAAAGGAGCTGGAAACAAAGTTGCTTGGCATCCGGATGGATCTTTGGTTGCCATTGGATTGGACAATGCTCGGGTGAAAATTTACGACATAAAGGTCCGAAAGTTGATTCAGTATTACAGGATATTTGAAGGATCGATCAACTCGTTGGATTTCCACCCATCGGGTAATTATCTCCTGACTGGGTGTGACGATGGAGCCGTCAAGATTATTGACTTGCTGGAAGGGCGGCATATTTATACGCTCACAGGACACACAGCCGCCGTAAGCGCTGTTAAATTTTCGAAGGATGGACAGCTTTTCGCAACCGGCAGTGAAGATAGACAT ATCATGTTGTGGAAAGTCAATTTCAACGGCGAATCTTCAGAGAATTCCCTCTACACATCCGAATGCAACGATCTCCAACAGACACATAAGGTTCCTCGACAATCGGTTCCGTCCAGTAAAAAGTTAAGTTACGATGAATTTCAAGGTACTGATGAAGATGATGAACTAAGGCTTTGCAATAACAAAGAAAACCTTCCTGACAGGAGCATCCTAGTAGATGCCAGGAAAACAGAGAATTTTCATCTCACGGACGCTGTTGAGGTTTGCGAATAA
- the LOC129764410 gene encoding copper transport protein ATOX1 produces the protein MPTHEFKVEMTCTGCSGAVERVLGKLKEKVEKVDIDLENKKVFVTTNLTSDELLETIKKTGKEVSYIGLKA, from the exons ATG CCTACGCACGAATTCAAGGTGGAAATGACCTGTACCGGCTGTTCGGGAGCGGTGGAACGCGTTCTTGGGAAGCTTAAAG AAAAAGTCGAGAAAGTGGACATCGATCTCGAGAACAAAAAGGTATTTGTAACGACCAATCTGACATCCGACGAGCTGCTCGAGACCATCAAGAAAACGGGCAAGGAAGTGAGTTATATTGGACTGAAAGCCTAA